The DNA region GGATTCGGTTGTGCGGCAGGCAACCGCGACAAGGGCGGTTGTTTCGATCTGGTCCAGGGGTGTTATTGTGATCGTGTCGACAATTTCGATGTATTCGGTTTTGAAAGAGTGTGCAGCCCTGTACGCGGATTCTATCCCTTTCCTGAGCTTTGCGGCTGAGCGCTCTCCCCGCTCGTATTCTTTTTCAACCTGCTGCAATGCCGAAAAAATAAGCGGGACTTCCCTGCGTTCATTTTCCGTCAGATAGCTGTTCCGGGAACTCATTGCCAGACCGTCAGGCTCACGGACTACAGGACCGACTTCGATTGCAACCGGGACATTAAGATCGTCAACCATCCGTTTGATAACCACCACCTGCTGGGCATCCTTCTGGCCAAATACGGCGATATCGGGGCGCACGATAGTAAACAGTTTTAAGACAATAGTAGTAACACCGTCAAAATGCCCCGGACGGCTTGCACCGCACAGGCGGGTTGTAATATCCTCAACCGAAACCTTCGTATGATAGTTTTCCGGATACATGTCTTCGCTTTTGGGAGCAAAAATGATATCACATCCCTCTTTTTCAGCAATTTCACAATCTTTATCAAAAGGTCGGGGATACTTTGCAAGATCTTCGTTAGGACCGAACTGTGCGGGGTTGACATAAATGCTTATCACACTGATATCGGAGAATTCACGGGCCTTGTGCAACAATGACAAATGACCTTCATGCAACGCTCCCATGGTAGGAACGAAACCGATTTTTCTCTTTTTATCGTTAAAGGAAATACATACTTTCTGCATTTCCCGGGGATCGGTAATTATCTTCATATTCGCATAAAATATTATTCAGGGACGCCGGATTTCCGGAAATTCCAGTTTTTTTCTGCCCCCGCTGTACCTGTTCGGCAAGCTCTTCCGGCCCTTATTCCTGTTTTTTCTTTTTATCTTCGGCAGCCAGTTTCAACTTGTCATCCTTACCGAGCGGCTGATAAAAATTTATTCCTGACTTTGTTTGAAGAATTTGCCCGGTTATTTCATCCAGATCGACCTCGTTGTTGACAAAATCGATTTCGTTGGTATTGATAATCAATACCGTAGAGTTAGTATAATGAAAAAAGAAATGATTGTACGCCTGATTGAGGTTTTCGATATAGGCGCGATCCATATTGCTTTCGTATTGGCGTCCCCGCTTATCGATTCGTTTCATAAGCACATCGGTAGAGGCTTGTAGATAGATCACCAGATCGGGCTGAGGAATTTCGCGTTCGAGAATCTTGGCGACGTTATTATATAATACTATTTCGTTATCATCGAGATTAACGCTGGCAAAGATACGATCTTTGGCAAACATGTAATCGGATACCACTGTTTCATGAAACAGGTC from Chitinivibrionales bacterium includes:
- a CDS encoding pantoate--beta-alanine ligase: MKIITDPREMQKVCISFNDKKRKIGFVPTMGALHEGHLSLLHKAREFSDISVISIYVNPAQFGPNEDLAKYPRPFDKDCEIAEKEGCDIIFAPKSEDMYPENYHTKVSVEDITTRLCGASRPGHFDGVTTIVLKLFTIVRPDIAVFGQKDAQQVVVIKRMVDDLNVPVAIEVGPVVREPDGLAMSSRNSYLTENERREVPLIFSALQQVEKEYERGERSAAKLRKGIESAYRAAHSFKTEYIEIVDTITITPLDQIETTALVAVACRTTESNTRLIDNVVLGGTL
- a CDS encoding AAA family ATPase, encoding MAEQSKPTFNHICIEGVIGVGKTSLCKLLAERFSARTILEQVEENPFLSQFYRNKEVYAFQTQLWFLLSRYRQLSEESIQQDLFHETVVSDYMFAKDRIFASVNLDDNEIVLYNNVAKILEREIPQPDLVIYLQASTDVLMKRIDKRGRQYESNMDRAYIENLNQAYNHFFFHYTNSTVLIINTNEIDFVNNEVDLDEITGQILQTKSGINFYQPLGKDDKLKLAAEDKKKKQE